From Trichomycterus rosablanca isolate fTriRos1 chromosome 18, fTriRos1.hap1, whole genome shotgun sequence, the proteins below share one genomic window:
- the si:ch211-266i6.3 gene encoding cytoskeleton-associated protein 2 produces MDTAVIKSNKENSKPEAGVKTVPRCVVSKQKLIKSEPLQSKNDLQEANMAGKVGSKPLIKPATKTNASDSIARKTLSQAFHTQQSTRHRKLVIEVPKPPASVPPKTIPGTYKGRVVKSKIDCFRKPATGDEKTADAQANAARPNPEVRTLSKVRSKSVTTVPGSSKARLPPNLAGRVKSVSDVAQKPVVQTKAPTHSAAKPVTTFIKPPRVPTRPPTASARAPTASSKTAAVPARPATTSSKPAPISKPTSFIKKKEPSVQTKPKLTAAAGDQKTHKPAPSSTSQYRIRAESAEERQAKLAAWLASKGKTLKRPAVTEKAAPRTSKAEVVVKEEAQPQVIPAHQTKPEEVPQSQAVFTSSPSHIINTTLDLLDNSDLDLPADPEIRLESLVVNLCDRLEAMETPSSCDRGEDDEAEMLTEPKVEEGTDKEYEILEEELKEETQEQDGGEDEEKPIKREEKMKKTSEDEEDDDDEMDSTPADAAEGCVVKYSVKTTPFLQSVKKKLDGEMVPGTPGSRRKGGIKELKYLTPVRRSSRIHRYSSRLPDMLNEHDPCVSSLAELELLDAADTNAYIYRKNPALLQHHPQIQNLHELIDEEH; encoded by the exons ATGGACACGGCAGTGATAAAG AGCAATAAAGAGAACTCCAAACCAGAAGCTGGAGTGAAAACCGTCCCCAGATGTGTCGTATCCAAACAGAAGCTGATTAAATCTGAACCCCTGCAGTCCAAAAATGATCTACAGGAGGCAAACATGGCTGGAAAGGTTGGGTCTAAACCTCTAATCAAACCAGCTACAAAAACCAACGCTTCAGATTCTATAGCACGGAAAACGCTGAGCCAGGCCTTCCACACCCAACAATCCACCAGGCACAGGAAGCTGGTCATTGAGGTTCCGAAGCCACCAGCATCCGTGCCCCCCAAAACTATCCCCGGCACCTACAAGGGCAGAGTGGTGAAGTCAAAAATCGACTGCTTCAGGAAGCCGGCCACCGGTGACGAGAAGACAGCAGACGCTCAAGCAAACGCAGCTAGGCCTAATCCTGAGGTGAGGACTTTGTCCAAGGTTCGCTCCAAGTCTGTCACCACTGTACCTGGTTCCTCTAAAGCGAGACTGCCTCCTAACCTCGCTGGCAGAGTGAAGTCCGTGTCTGACGTGGCACAGAAACCAGTGGTGCAGACCAAAGCTCCAACTCACTCGGCTGCAAAACCAGTTACAACGTTCATAAAGCCACCCAGAGTGCCCACAAGGCCACCTACAGCCTCCGCAAGGGCACCTACAGCCTCCTCAAAAACGGCCGCAGTGCCCGCAAGGCCAGCAACGACCTCCAGTAAACCAGCTCCGATCTCCAAACCCACATCGTTCATCAAGAAGAAAGAACCATCGGTGCAAACCAAACCCAAACTCACAGCCGCTGCTGGTGATCAGAAAACACACAAACCCGCCCCGAGCAGCACCAGCCAGTACAGAATCCGGGCGGAGTCCGCAGAGGAGCGCCA GGCGAAGCTGGCAGCATGGCTGGCATCGAAGGGCAAGACCCTGAAAAGACCAGCGGTCACGGAGAAAGCAGCTCCCCGAACCAGCAAAGCCGAGGTCGTCGTTAAAGAAGAGGCACAACCCCAGGTCATCCCGGCTCATCAGACCAAACCTGAGGAGGTTCCTCAGAGTCAAGCCGTGTTCACCAGCAGCCCCAGCCACATCATCAACACCACCCTGGACCTGCTGGATAACTCCGACCTGGACCTGCCCGCAGACCCCGAGATCAGACTGGAGTCG TTGGTGGTGAATCTGTGTGATCGACTGGAGGCCATGGAAACTCCGTCCTCGTGCGACAGAG GTGAAGACGATGAAGCTGAGATGTTGACCGAGCCGAAGGTGGAAGAAGGAACCGATAAAGAATACGAGATCCTGGAAGAGGAACTAAAAGAGGAGACACAGGAGCAGGATGGTGGAGAGGACGAGGAGAAGCCGATTAAACGTGAGGAGAAGATGAAGAAGACGAGCGAAgatgaggaggatgatgatgatgagatgGATTCCACACCAGCAGATGCTGCAGAAGGGTGTGTGGTGAAGTACAGTGTGAAGACCACGCCGTTCCTCCAGAG tgtAAAGAAGAAGCTGGACGGCGAGATGGTTCCAGGAACTCCTGGTTCTCGGCGTAAGGGTGGCATCAAAGAGCTGAAGTACCTGACCCCCGTGCGCCGCTCCTCCCGAATCCACAGGTACTCGTCCCGCCTCCCGGACATGCTGAACGAGCACGACCCGTGCGTCTCCTCTCTCGCCGAACTCGAGCTGCTGGACGCCGCCGACACCAACGCCTACATCTACAGGAAGAACCCGGCGCTGCTGCAGCACCATCCCCAAATCCAGAACCTGCACGAGCTGATCGACGAGGAACACTGA
- the lhfpl6 gene encoding LHFPL tetraspan subfamily member 6 protein: protein MGSSLTCAGVAWALISLLGAAASCVGFFMPYWLLGSQMGMPVTFGTFRRCSYPARDEVHGGTVIVEQCGRYASFQSIPSLEWRICTVVTGTGCGLLLLVALTAIMACCVSDVVSRTVGRAAGGMQFVGGLLIGSGCALYPLGWDSEEVKQTCSNTSDQFKLGSCELGWAFYCTCAGAAVAMLLCTWMSCFAGKKHKPYLY from the exons ATGGGTTCCAGTCTGACGTGTGCTGGTGTAGCCTGGGCTCTGATCTCGCTCCTCGGGGCCGCCGCCTCCTGCGTGGGGTTCTTCATGCCCTACTGGCTGCTGGGCTCTCAGATGGGTATGCCGGTGACGTTCGGGACGTTCCGGCGCTGTTCCTACCCGGCCCGGGACGAGGTTCACGGCGGGACGGTGATAGTGGAGCAGTGTGGTCGGTACGCCTCGTTCCAGAGCATCCCGAGTCTGGAGTGGAGGATCTGTACTGTGGTGACGGGGACGGGGTGTGGACTCCTGCTGCTGGTGGCACTGACGGCGATCATGGCCTGCTGCGTGTCGGACGTCGTATCTCGCACCGTCGGACGGGCGGCCGGAGGGATGCAGTTTGTTGGAG GTTTGCTAATAGGTTCGGGTTGTGCTCTGTATCCTCTCGGATGGGACAGCGAGGAGGTTAAACAAACCTGCAGCAACACCTCCGACCAGTTCAAGCTCG GTTCGTGTGAACTGGGTTGGGCTTTTTACTGCACGTGTGCTGGAGCGGCGGTGGCCATGCTGCTGTGTACGTGGATGTCCTGCTTCGCCGGcaaaaaacacaaaccttacctGTACTGa